CGCTCTATCTCCGAACCTTTGGAGCTAGTTTGATTTTGATTTTCATTGAGTATTGGATAAAATAGAAGAAAACCGAGAATTCGTCAGAACTCTCGGTTTTTCTTTTGCACTTTTAATAAGAACTTTCCCGTATAACCAGCTGGGTACCCAGTTTGATTTTACGGGGGTGGTGGGGCGTTGGACTTGTTATGACACGGTCCAGCAGTTGCATGGCTTCTTGGCCCATTTCTTCGGTGTAGACACTGATAGAAGACAGGGCTGGATAGACTTGGCGCGTGATGGCTGTATCGTTAAAGGTGATGAGCTGGACCCGTTCTGGCACGGCGATTTGACGCTCTTGAAGGGCTCGAAGGGCGCCGACAGCTAGAGTGTCGTTTGCCATGAAGAAGGCTGGGGGCAGCTGGTCACCCAGGTCGGCAATAGCCTGGCTCATCAGCTCATAGCCCGACTGGGTGGAGAACTTTCCTTGGTAGATGTAGTCTTCTTGGAGCATGCCCAAGGTGTCTAGATAGGTCCGGAAGGCAGTCAGGCGGGGGTCTGTTGGCAGTTGGTGTCCGTCTGTGGTTTCTTCCTGTCCTACTAGGAGTCCAATATCAGTCAGACCTTGTGAACGGAAGTGGTCGATAACTGTCTGAACAGAGTGTTCAAAGTCAGTTGTGACGCAGGAGAATCCCTCGGTCAGCGTATCAGAGTCCACAAAGATCAGCTTGGAAGACAAGTTAGTCAGCTCTGCTATTTGCCCAGAAGAAAATTTACCAACTGCGATGATGCCGTCCAATCCTTGAAGGAGGGGATTGGTCAAGTCGTTGAAGGAGCGGATGATTTGATAGCCCAGAAGGCTGGCGGTCTGCTCAATGCTGGCACGGATGGAATAGTAGTAGAGGTCAGCCAGCTCTTCGCTTTCGGTGTACCATTGGACAATACCGATGGTGCCTTTTTGTTGGGGTGCTTGTTTTTTGAGGTGTTTGGTGTAGCCCAGGTCCTGTGCCAAGTTGAAAATGCGGTCGCGGGTTTCTTGGCTGACGGATAGGGTCAGGTCGCCCTTGAGAACGCGAGAAATGGTGGCAGAGGAAAGGTGAGCTTTTTCGGCGATTTCTTTGATAGTAACCATGTTTTTCTCCTGTTTATTTGTCTCTAGTATAGCATAAAAAACGAAATTAGTAAAAATTTAGTAAAAATATTGACTTTTAAATTGTTGAGTTGTACAATAAAAGAAAACGATTACAAAATCAAGGAGGTTCTTATGAATAAAGAACAACTCAAGCAAGCCTTTCTCGATGTGTTTGGTCAAGAGGCGGATGCGACTTTTTTCTCACCAGGGCGTATTAATTTGATTGGTGAGCATACTGACTATAACGGTGGTCATGTTTTTCCTGCGGCCATTACCTTGGGAACATACGGGGCTGCTCGCAAACGTGAAGATCAACTTTTGCGTTTCTATTCTGCTAACTTCGAGGAAGTAGGTATTATTGAGGTTGATTTGAACAATCTGGTCTTTGATAAGGCGGACAACTGGACCAACTATGCCAAAGGTGTTCTTAAGTTCTTGAAAGAAGCAGGACATAGCATTGATACAGGTATGGAAGTCTTTGTTTACGGTAACATTCCAAATGGTTCAGGCTTGTCATCATCAGCTTCTCTGGAACTCTTGATTGGCATCATCGCAGAAGAATTGTATGGTCTAGAATTGACTCGCCTTGATTTGGTAAAAATTGGGAAACAAACGGAAAATCACTTTATCGGTGTCAATTCTGGTATCATGGACCAGTTTGCTATCGGTATGGGAGCAGACCAGCGTGCCATTTATCTGGATACCAATAGCTTGGAGTATGAATTGGTGCCACTGGATTTGGGTGACCATGTGATTGTCATCATGAACACCAACAAACGTCGTGAACTGGCAGATTCTAAGTACAATGAGCGCCGTGCGGAATGTGAAAAAGCAGTGGAAGAATTGAATGCAGTCTTGAATATTCAAACTCTGGGAGAATTGGATGAGTGGACCTTTGATCAATATAGTTATTTGATTAAGGATGAAAACCGTATCAAGCGTGCCCGCCATGCTGTTTTGGAAAATCAACGGACCTTGCAGGCTCGTAAGGCCTTGGAAGAAGGAGATTTGGCAACCTTTGGTCGTTTGGTCAATGCTTCTCATGTTTCCTTGGAACATGATTATGAAGTGACAGGTTTGGAATTGGATACCTTGGCTCACACAGCTTGGGAGCAAGAAGGTGTTCTTGGTGCTCGGATGACGGGAGCTGGTTTCGGTGGCTGTGGTATTGCTATTGTCCATAAGGATAAGGTTGATGCCTTTACTGAAAATGTTGGTAAGACCTATACAGAGGTTGTTGGCTATGAACCAAGCTTCTATGTAGCGGAAATTGCTGGAGGCTCTCGCGTCTTATAGTCTTTCATTATTAGGTTGACAGAAGTGACTTACATGTCAGTTGCTCGACTGGATGCGACGAACGTTGAGAAGTGGTATTGGCTTGTTTCCTAGCCTTTTCTTAAACTGAGAGACTATTGTAAATAATAGATTGGAGAAATGATGACAGGATTGGTGGATCGTTTTGTTGAGCAGGTCATTGCCAACAGTGATTTTGAGGAAATGGATGCTCTTTACCTGCGCAATCGAGTCTTGGCTTTGGTGGGAGACCAGGTTTTGACTGTTCAAACAGATTTAGAGGACTTGATTGAATTAAAAGATGAACTATTGGCTTATGGAGTTCGAACTGGTTTTGTGGGTGAATTGCTGGAAGAGCAGGACATGGTTGGGGCTTGTTTGATGGATTTGATGACACCGAGTCCGAGTCAGGTCAATCGTGATTTTTGGCAGACCTATCAGGACAGTCCAGAGCAAGCGATTGGCGACTTCTATGAATTGAGCAAGCGCAATGACTATATCAAGATGGCTGCAATTGCGAAAAATATCTATTATCAAGTTTCGACAGAGTATGGGGATTTGGAAATCACAATCAATCTGTCTAAACCTGAGAAGGATCCCAAGTCTATTGCAGCGGCTACGAAAGCTGAAGCGAGCAATTATCCCAAATGTCTACTCTGTATGGAAAATGAGGGCTATCAGGGTCGGATTAATCACCCTGCACGCGCCAACCACCGCATTATTCGCTTGGATCTTGGTCAGGAAAAGTGGGGCTTCCAGTATTCGCCCTATGCTTACTACAATGAACATGCTATTTTCCTAAATCAGGAACATGTGCCGATGGTCATTAGTCCGCGAACATTTGAGCAACTCTTGGATTTGTTGGATTTGTTGCCAGGCTATTTTGTTGGCTCCAACTCCGACCTACCAATCTCGGGTGGCTCCATCTTGACTCACAATCACTATCAGGGTGGGCGGCACAGTTTTGCCATGGAAAAGGCACCGATAGAAGGCCAGCTGGTTTTTGACGGCTTTGAGTCCGTATCTGCTGGCATTGTCAAATGGCCCATGTCGGTGATTCGCTTGAGTTCAGCAGATAAGGCATCGCTTCTTGGTTTAGCGACTAAGATTTTGGAAAAATGGCGGAGCTACTCAGATGATAGCGTTCAGATTAAGGCTGAGACGGATGGAACTCCCCATCATACCATCACCCCTATTGCTCGGAAACGAGGAGATTTGTACGAGCTGGATTTGGTTCTCCGCGACAATCAGACCTCAGAAGAGTTTCCAGATGGCATCTATCATCCACATCCAGATGTGCAACATATCAAGAAAGAAAATATCGGCTTAATTGAGGTAATGGGCTTGGCGATTTTACCCCCACGTTTAAAGGCAGAATTGGCTGAAGTAGAAAAATTCTTACTGGGTCAAGATAGTCAAGTGGCTGATTATCATCAGCTTTGGGCGGAAAGCCTGAAAACAGCTCACCCAGATGTGACGGAAGAAACCGTCGAACAAGTTGTTCGTGAGTCAGTGGGACAAATTTTCGCGCGTGTATTGGAAGATGCAGGTGTCTACAAACGAACTCCAGAAGGACAGGCAGCCTTTCTACGATTCGTAGAATTTGTAGGTTTAGTAGCATAAATGTAAGAAAGAGTGGGAGTGGGACAGAACTCGACCAATCTAAAGAGTTCGTCAACAAGTCCTTATTTCCAGTTGTTGAGCTGAAACAGTCTATCCCCAGACCTTGAATGATGAGAGTTGACTACCGCCAGCTTGTATCTCCCACTTCAAAAGGTCTCCCAGACCTTTTGAACTCCCACCCCGTACAGCTCAAACTGTCTGGGAGACAGTTTGAGGTTGGAAATGAAGCGAACTTTGTTCGCATCAGTCGTAGAGGTCAGATTTGGAGCGTGAAACGCGAACTGCTGAGATTTGCTCTGCAAATCCCATTTCCAACCTTTAACAGTCTCCCAGACTGTTAAAGCCAAT
This region of Streptococcus suis genomic DNA includes:
- a CDS encoding LacI family DNA-binding transcriptional regulator, translating into MVTIKEIAEKAHLSSATISRVLKGDLTLSVSQETRDRIFNLAQDLGYTKHLKKQAPQQKGTIGIVQWYTESEELADLYYYSIRASIEQTASLLGYQIIRSFNDLTNPLLQGLDGIIAVGKFSSGQIAELTNLSSKLIFVDSDTLTEGFSCVTTDFEHSVQTVIDHFRSQGLTDIGLLVGQEETTDGHQLPTDPRLTAFRTYLDTLGMLQEDYIYQGKFSTQSGYELMSQAIADLGDQLPPAFFMANDTLAVGALRALQERQIAVPERVQLITFNDTAITRQVYPALSSISVYTEEMGQEAMQLLDRVITSPTPHHPRKIKLGTQLVIRESSY
- a CDS encoding galactokinase, yielding MNKEQLKQAFLDVFGQEADATFFSPGRINLIGEHTDYNGGHVFPAAITLGTYGAARKREDQLLRFYSANFEEVGIIEVDLNNLVFDKADNWTNYAKGVLKFLKEAGHSIDTGMEVFVYGNIPNGSGLSSSASLELLIGIIAEELYGLELTRLDLVKIGKQTENHFIGVNSGIMDQFAIGMGADQRAIYLDTNSLEYELVPLDLGDHVIVIMNTNKRRELADSKYNERRAECEKAVEELNAVLNIQTLGELDEWTFDQYSYLIKDENRIKRARHAVLENQRTLQARKALEEGDLATFGRLVNASHVSLEHDYEVTGLELDTLAHTAWEQEGVLGARMTGAGFGGCGIAIVHKDKVDAFTENVGKTYTEVVGYEPSFYVAEIAGGSRVL
- the galT gene encoding UDP-glucose--hexose-1-phosphate uridylyltransferase; the protein is MMTGLVDRFVEQVIANSDFEEMDALYLRNRVLALVGDQVLTVQTDLEDLIELKDELLAYGVRTGFVGELLEEQDMVGACLMDLMTPSPSQVNRDFWQTYQDSPEQAIGDFYELSKRNDYIKMAAIAKNIYYQVSTEYGDLEITINLSKPEKDPKSIAAATKAEASNYPKCLLCMENEGYQGRINHPARANHRIIRLDLGQEKWGFQYSPYAYYNEHAIFLNQEHVPMVISPRTFEQLLDLLDLLPGYFVGSNSDLPISGGSILTHNHYQGGRHSFAMEKAPIEGQLVFDGFESVSAGIVKWPMSVIRLSSADKASLLGLATKILEKWRSYSDDSVQIKAETDGTPHHTITPIARKRGDLYELDLVLRDNQTSEEFPDGIYHPHPDVQHIKKENIGLIEVMGLAILPPRLKAELAEVEKFLLGQDSQVADYHQLWAESLKTAHPDVTEETVEQVVRESVGQIFARVLEDAGVYKRTPEGQAAFLRFVEFVGLVA